The region CTTCAGACCCTAAACCTCAGCCTCCAGCTGCCAGTCCCGCTCAGCCCCAACCTCAGCCTTCACCTGCTCCCTCTGACGACCCCACCAAGGATACCACGGCTACACCTGGCCCCACCACAGCTGCCACCTCAGCCCCTGTCTCAGACAGGCAGTCGCCAGCCGTCCCACAGCCAGCCAGGACCCCGGGAAGTGAAGAGGGCAGGTCTGAGTCGACAGAGGGTGTACCAGAGTGAGTTTCAAGACGGATAAGAGCTGTTTCACTAAACAATTTGATTTATCTTGTGTTGTTCATAAAcacatgtttctttatttcctctaGCCAAGTAAAGAAATCCACCCTAAACCCCAACGCTAAAGAGTTCAACCCTATTAAACCTCAGATGCCTATGGTAAGTCGATTCCTGTTTAATCCCTGAACTGTGAGTGCAGAGAGTACTTCATCAGTGATGTTGTATGAAGATCAGTAAATGTAGTGAAGTGTATCATGAAGTGAAACGCAAATGTATTcatctgtggttgtgtgtgatCTTACAGACGAAACCCAACACTGCACCCACTCCACCTCGGCCAACTCCTCCAAGCCCAGTGGTCCTTCAGCACCCAGGTGGACAGGGACCCCTCTACACCACCCCCTACCTCTCCTACGTCTCGCAGATCCATTCTGTGCAGGTACACAGCTttgacaaaaaatgtttttaattaattaattttcttttgatCAACTCCCAACAGATCGAGTTTGTCTCGTGTTGACCTctcaatcatttattttcagccaCCACCCATGTACCAGTACACCATGTCGACAGTCAACCAGGGAAAATACCCCAGGACCAAAGGTTAATGCAGTGTTTTCCTttcctgtgttgttttatgtctgaggttttaatttgttgtttccatttaaaaaagctTCTAAAAAAGGGGCATTATCAAAGCTAGAAACACACTTAAGAGACACCTTGTTTACATAATTTATCAAGAAATGACCTCTTGCTGTAAGTGTACCAATATGTTGAAGAAGCAGCGTTTAAACCTTTTATGTTTTCGTTGCTTTGACAATTATTCTTCTCCCTCACCAGGCTCAGTAGTGGCTCAACGCTCTGACCATGGTACTTCAGCGCCCCAAATGCTGcaagctgcagcctcagcagctggGGCCCCGCTGGTAGCATCCCCCTACCCTCAGTCCTACCTTCAGTACAACCCACAGCAGTACGGCCAGCAGCAGGTCATCCAGGCCATGACACCCTACCCTGGACAGGTATGATGTCATAGTCACTGGTTTTAAATTGTGTGTATTAgcatacaataaaaaacaatttgttgGGGGGGGTATCTTATTCTGAAAGCTAATTGATCAACATCTAAccctcacatttaaaacaaatattaaacattgctttatttgtttctctcttctctctccagccAATGTACTCCATGCTGCAGGGTGGAGCCAGGATGATAGGTCAAGGTGGGGGTCCCCATCCACAAGCTTTGGGACCCCCAGGAGGCCCTCAGTTCCCTACACAGGGAGACGGCCCTCAGGGACCACAGCAGGGCATCTATGGTTAGTGGaacaaatctgtgtgtgatgAGAGTTACTTTCTTTCTGTGAGGTTCAgaatatacatttttcatcaaaGGCTTGAAATGCATTATGGGGGAACTGACTGTCTTCTCCTTCCAGCTCCACAGTCCTTCTCCCACCACACGGGCGCAGTGCATCAGCCTCAGCCCTCTAGTACCCCAACAGGCAACCAGCCCCCTCCCCAACACACTGCACCTAGCCCAGGACAGGTGAGCTTACCCCTACAGGACTGACCTTCAAGTCCTCAGAAGGATTCACCTTTGTGCGCTGCATTCTCAGAAAGATCCAGCTCCCAGGACGCAGcaattctgatttatttatgatcGCTAACGTTTTGTGCTCTCTTCTTGTAGAACGCCCAGTCAGGCCCACAGCCTCAGTCCTTGTACCACTCAGGTCCTCTGTCAGCTCCCACCCCACCCAACATGCCGCCAGGCCACACGTCTCCACAGGGCTCGTACCCTATTCAGGGCTACAGCATCCACAGCCACCAGGGCATCCCACCATCATACCCCCTGGGACAGTTAACACAGGTATGGTCATCACTGCGCATAGTttgcatacatttttatttactatTTTCAATTGAAGTTTCATCTTGACCTAAACCTGTCAATTTCCTGGCCACCCTCTCTTCCAGGCCCACGTACAGGGAGCCATGTCAGGTCCCCACCACTCGGGCAGCCACGGTCAGCCCCAGTTAGTGATGTTGCAGCCGCCTCAGCAGGGCCCCGGCTCGGTGCCCCAGCACCCCCAGCACGGACCTCAGCAAGGAGCACACCAGCACTTCTACATAGGACATCCACAAGGTACGAGACACAACAGATGCCCAACCCCAGTCTGACTTTGTTTAAAGTACACAATTCCTAatgtcactgtttgtttcctttcCACAGCAATGCAGGTACAAACGCACCCTGCTTCCTTCCATCCACCTGGAAACTAAACCCCTCCAGACCCCTCGACACCACCACACCCTCTCAAACTGCTCCCCGGAATGAACTCCAACATCCCCACAACTTGTTGGATGTGAGGCCCAGACTGAACCAGACTGACAGGATcgcatggaggagagaagaggactCAAGTCTCACAGCACCTTATTCTTCAGCTATATTGTTCTTCATAGGCGTCAGCCCCAGATGAGGAAGACCTTTTTAATGCTAAAGATGATGGTGGCAGACGGCAGCAGAGGTGTCCggaccccccaccccaccccgcTGCCATCCTGCTCTTCTTTCCAACTTCTTCCCTTTTCAGACACGGGGCACCTTGCTTGGCGAACCAGTCGAAGAGGACAAAGCAACAGCAGACACTTCTAGCAATGTGTTTTTAGCCTTGTGGGGTTTTGTAAGTAccataacacaaaacactgaCTGTCGCAGGATATCATGAGTACACCATGAAAGGAGGGATTTGAAGACGAGAGGGGATTTTTAgcaaataacttttctttttttaaacttgatcCAGTAGTTACACCCACCCCCTTTAcccttcttctctcctgtagaaaaatataattaataaaaaaatggaCAAGTTggacaaaaaaatattaaaacatcatgaccaaaaaataaagttttcaaCTCAACTACAAAgctttgtttaatttgttgtaTCAACAATTGTGCATGAAACTGCAGTTACAGTTGAATGAGGCCCCAGTTAACTATAGTGAGACGCagaattgtatttttcattaGACGATAACAAAAGCACATTTAATTTGGAGTAACTAAGCATTTACTATTATGTCAAGCTGACAAAACAAAGTAATTACCTCCTGGGGGACGTTTTGTATTCTCCTAACATTCTCATTAGCCGGGATTCGTTCCGCTTAGTACAACTCTGCATGTTCATTTCAAACGGTCACTAGGGGGAGCCCTCTTTATACGCCAACCTCAGCACCAACACAACAAAGGCCTTGTTGTGGCAGAAATGATTGACTTTAGGTCAGTGGGACACTACTCCCCCTTCAGGCAAGCGTGGCCCAGTGTGGCCCAGTGTGGCCCAGTTTCCTCTCAGTGCAACAAGTTAAGACACGCAATGTCAGCACGGCATGTTGCGGAGACCTCAGTGTGACAGTGCGTAGAGCTGCTCGGCGCTGTGCTCCAGTCGATCCCTGTACTCCAGTTTGGAGTAGTTTCCCTCAGGGACGCCCTGTGTGCCGTAGAGAAgaccccagcagcagcaggcgatCACTGCGGTGCTGTCACTGTCACCTGGACGGGAaggggaggaagtggacagAGAAAACAGCATGAGAAGATAAATTAAAATTTCCATTTTTAATAGGAATTGATCTTTTTAGATTAACTTAAAAGCAGctaatcaatgtttttatattaacaatGGATTATATGACTGGTACCGGTGTGAATGCCCTCAGATCGGATAGCGCTCATGTGTGAAACATCGTGATTGGTGGCTAAGTGATTGGTGAGCGTGTGTAACCATCGCAACATGTTGAGCTAAAAATCAATCACGAGGCAGCATTCGTGTCCGGAATATattggcttcatttgtggacattgggaggaagaggagatgcgtcgtccatctttatttacagtctatgaatTCTAAGATGTACTTCCCTGACGTCCCATGATAATAGACCAAAGAGACACTTTCTAGATTGAATCTCTGACCTCCATGGAAACCCGCTCTGCTCATCAACTCCTCCCAGTCCGAGCCCGCGCCCAGCAGGGCATCGAGGGCGATCATCGGAGCATCGTGGCCGCTTCGTCCCGCCCAGCCCGACAGGCTGAAGCTCTTGTAGGCTTCGTCTCTCTCAGCCGGGCCGTAGGACGAGGGCCAGATCGCAGGGCCCACGCCGTTGGAGATGCCCCTAATATCCAGGTACCTGTGGAACAGAGGCGAGAGATTTTGCTCACATGCACATTATCCTCcagaagagaaagaagcaaTAAGTCATTCCAGGCGAAGACATTCCCCAGTGCAACAGCATGAAGGACGGATGACCCAAAAACATACTGCCTTCAGCAACTCGGCCGTCGTCTGCACCGAAGCACAAAAACAAGGTCACGCTGCTGCACTGCGTGAACTTCATGCCTTCATATATTAACCTTGAGACTGAGAGAGGCTTAAGGAAGCTGCTGATGCTGGAAACCTGGAGCTGAATGAAACATGACAACCTCATACCACTGCCACTTGTCACAGAAGTAGCTCCAGTCTCTCTCCGTCGCCTCCACGGCGAAGCCTCGACCCTGAACAAAGGTCTTTGCTATCGGACATGCCTCGTTGATCAGGCCCAGACCCCATGTCGTGATTGGCCTGCGCTGGACTGCGTACGCGGTGAAAAGGGCCGACGCCACAGCTCCGAGGAATCCAGTGGGGTGAGGATGGGTCATCCTCcctgtctccatggcaactgcCACCAGCGACAACAGCTGGTCAGGTTTTGGATACCTGGCGAGGACGAagtattaatataaatatactgtatatattaagtTCTTCCTACTTGCTCTCGCTGCTTCTAGTTCATGTTTTAATCTGGGAActcttgttatttatttaatttctgcttAGTGAGCAAAGAACTAACACTTTCCacactgttgtgtttattaTAAAGTACATAAGAGCGGCTCAAATCACCGCTGTACATTTACTGCTCGatcttttttctatttcatgtaATTGTTAAGTGAACATGAGTTTTTGGACTTTGTCAGATGCATGAGTTTTGAAGAGGCCACCCTGGGAGATAGACATTTTCCCCTTACATTCTACTGACTATAAAAATTGACCgtgaaaataatcaataatggaaatagtcatttgtcttttctgaGATAACAGGGACACGTTGGTTcctcagagggaggaggacatgTATTCACTCGTGTCTCTGACATGAGGTGTGGGGGGTCGGGAGTTATTTTGGATTCTGACCTTAACTTCGAAGGTCGTGTCAGTAACATgagaagagcaaaaaaaaaacaagtgtaaaGAGAATTTTTTAACGACTGTGGATCATTGCGATGCTCGGTCAAGACCAATATCGATAAGTAGTCTGagttattatgttttattctcaGGAAAAGACTCGTACCTCAGGCCAATGCACATGGACCTCATGGCTGCTCCACACCCCGTCCCCTCTGGGTTATAAGGAATTCTGtagccctcctcctccccaggCTTCAACTGCGacactcctggaagagaaagtAAGGCAGATCTCCACCATCGCTGCCCATGGATGTAACGATCGAGAAATGAAGCCGTCTCTCACCCAGGATGCTGGAAGGCCCCGGTTTCCTCCCGTCCATGTCTTTCATCCCCTCCACATATCGAGCGGCCACCTCGTGCAGGAGCGCCTCCCCCGTCTTCCCTGTGAGGGGGACAATCGCAGAGCAAACGTGTCCgtgttgacattttttaaaaacacgcAACATCTGTTAACGAGGCTTGTTGTTTGCCTTATCACGGTGAAGGTCAAGTTTAATTCCTGCCACTCTCCCTCCACTTGTGCGGAGCCATAATTGAGCAGCAAATCAAGCAGCAAATCAAGCAAAGGCTGCGAATCAACCTTTAGTTTTGGCTCTTGAggacaagaatgtgtgtgtgtgtgtctctctctctctcctgatgAGGCCTCATCACAACGACGCTGACGATCGAATCAATCTCCATGTGACGAGGAAAGGAGACACAGGAACATTCAATGTGGGTTTTTGTTCTTATCTCACCAGTGGCCAGTCCTTCAGCCGTCGCCAGATGAAGAACCGTGTCGTCGCTCACCGGCCAATCAGGAAGCTCAGCCTTGATGTTCCTCAGGCCTCCGAGCTCCTTCAGCTCCTGAAAGCACAGACATTTTGGGTGAAACGCACCTTTAGCAGCCACGTCTCATCAGAATGGCGTTTCCCTCCCTGCTCCTGAGCTCTGACCTGGTGAATAGCTGGTCCAGACTCATTGTACTCCCACAGCTGGTTCCTGTAACCAAGAGCGTCACCTACACCGCTCAGCAGCATGCCGGCTTTATAGTGCTCCAGTGTGGCACATCTGTCGGGAGAACAAGCACAGAAAGAATAGTGGTGAGAAAAACTAAGCCATATTATAAACAATCCCTGAATTAGAAGATAAAAATTGCTTAAAAATGAAACTGCATGGAGGAGACACTGTTTTCTAGTTACCaaattcatttctttctttctcacagtaattcaaattatagacattttgcacattttccttttttgacAACTTGAAATGATAAACCGAACGTTTAAACATTAATGAGTGATGTGGCTGTGAAAGACTCATACAGGTTTATGTTTATACAACAATTTACTTTGGGGTCTTACTGCAACTTTACAATGAGAATTGTTGATTCAGATAAGAAGTATTAGTAAGAAACACCATGTTGACAGATGCATGTTCAAACCCTGAGCATGCAtcttaaatatgaaataattaaaattaacaACAAGTTAATGCTGAAGTAAATCCTGTGTGAGGAAGTATTTTGGTTGTACAAGCACATAGATCTGTAAATAGTTCTATATGTTAATGTTCTTATTCTCCAGTCAACATGTTAGACTGTGGAAGAAAAGTTCAGATTTAATTCAAACGTGgatcaaacataaaaacaagagaaactAAACGAACTCTTGAACTCTGGTTTGATCTGATTCAAAGTTAAAAGTGTCACAGGAAACTGAGGCGGTCTCACCGGTCCATGGCAGCGCGCTCTTCCCAGGGACGAGGCTTCGAGAGGCGGCCACACGCGTCAGGAGACACCGGGGCTCTGGAGCGAGGTCcgcgtgtttctcctctgagctCCGCCGTCTGTGGTGAGTTCGAGCCCAGAGGCCTGTTCCCTGCAAACACTGACCCCTCTGTCCGCTGCTGCTCGCACCAGGACTCACTGCAGCCGAGCTATAAAAAGACGCAGCGGAGATTTCCCTCCGACAAGATGGAGACTCCACAGAGTCAGTGACACAGGTTCAGCTGAGCCTCAGAgccatgtgtgtttatttctgtcagCTGATGTAGAAAAATGCTTCTTATCTGTTAAATAGCTGAATTATTCAAACTTaacttaaaggtgcagtgtgtaagatttaggtgaaagggaactttaatgtaaaataatcctcatgacgttttcactagtttgtttcatctaaat is a window of Paralichthys olivaceus isolate ysfri-2021 chromosome 21, ASM2471397v2, whole genome shotgun sequence DNA encoding:
- the adprh gene encoding ADP-ribosylarginine hydrolase, whose product is MDRCATLEHYKAGMLLSGVGDALGYRNQLWEYNESGPAIHQELKELGGLRNIKAELPDWPVSDDTVLHLATAEGLATGKTGEALLHEVAARYVEGMKDMDGRKPGPSSILGVSQLKPGEEEGYRIPYNPEGTGCGAAMRSMCIGLRYPKPDQLLSLVAVAMETGRMTHPHPTGFLGAVASALFTAYAVQRRPITTWGLGLINEACPIAKTFVQGRGFAVEATERDWSYFCDKWQWYLDIRGISNGVGPAIWPSSYGPAERDEAYKSFSLSGWAGRSGHDAPMIALDALLGAGSDWEELMSRAGFHGGDSDSTAVIACCCWGLLYGTQGVPEGNYSKLEYRDRLEHSAEQLYALSH